One window of the Natronomonas marina genome contains the following:
- a CDS encoding poly-gamma-glutamate biosynthesis protein PgsC/CapC, whose amino-acid sequence MWVATLLAVVGLLGVAVTTQFTGYRLGGTITVPVLAVYTLKNVLMLPVFVLSTIAAYIGLWYLRQRTLIYGRDEFLAALIIGTSVPLVTLLGLIQVGFGTDLIVLIGSILPGLAAYNFHSIKPEFRRNDVVATVGLFTALFALGFVLVSPGIAARFGTVTPPVLFAATADVAVYNNAVVSISTEAVVIPRNLVAGLFITGLIVSERIRARFGVRVGVVTAVLLAVYALTNYWLIVMYVALLVLAFGFVQAANHATLRYGRVLLGTTIAFAVLLGIPFTLWLPIDRGLSGFFTALLAGITAYNAHVTGSFDRRLVLPLQAVVFVPALVAARVFATPEPRGIPQELTLPVVLTGILVVVVGVGIGRWYAVTQPNETEVRSASVLSGDNL is encoded by the coding sequence ATGTGGGTTGCTACGCTGCTTGCTGTTGTCGGGTTACTCGGCGTAGCAGTGACCACGCAGTTCACCGGCTACCGTCTTGGCGGAACGATCACCGTGCCGGTACTCGCGGTGTATACGCTCAAGAACGTCCTGATGCTACCGGTATTCGTTCTCAGTACTATCGCCGCGTACATCGGCCTCTGGTACCTTCGGCAGCGGACCCTGATCTACGGCCGAGACGAATTTCTCGCCGCATTGATCATCGGCACGTCAGTCCCATTGGTAACGCTTCTCGGGCTCATTCAGGTCGGGTTTGGTACAGACCTCATCGTCTTGATCGGCAGTATTCTTCCGGGGTTGGCGGCGTACAACTTTCACAGCATCAAACCGGAGTTTCGACGGAACGATGTAGTCGCAACTGTGGGCCTGTTCACGGCTCTGTTCGCACTCGGTTTTGTACTGGTCTCTCCCGGAATCGCTGCGCGATTCGGGACGGTAACGCCACCGGTGTTGTTCGCAGCAACCGCCGATGTGGCGGTCTACAATAATGCGGTCGTCAGTATCTCAACCGAAGCGGTCGTCATACCGAGGAATCTCGTGGCTGGTCTCTTTATAACCGGTCTGATCGTATCCGAGCGCATCAGAGCCCGGTTCGGCGTCCGGGTCGGCGTCGTCACCGCGGTCTTGTTGGCTGTCTACGCACTCACGAATTACTGGCTCATCGTGATGTACGTGGCGTTGTTAGTGCTTGCATTCGGCTTCGTGCAGGCAGCGAACCACGCCACACTGCGATATGGCAGAGTACTCCTTGGAACCACTATCGCATTCGCGGTTCTCCTGGGGATTCCCTTCACACTCTGGCTCCCTATTGATCGCGGTCTATCTGGCTTTTTTACTGCGTTGCTCGCCGGCATTACAGCATATAACGCCCACGTGACGGGCTCGTTCGATCGGCGGCTTGTACTGCCGCTTCAAGCAGTGGTGTTCGTTCCGGCGTTGGTCGCCGCGCGAGTATTCGCTACGCCGGAACCACGCGGTATCCCGCAAGAACTCACGCTGCCAGTCGTACTGACAGGTATACTCGTGGTGGTGGTCGGTGTTGGAATTGGGCGCTGGTATGCGGTGACCCAACCTAACGAGACCGAGGTACGGTCTGCGTCCGTCCTGTCGGGTGATAACCTATGA
- a CDS encoding CapA family protein, whose amino-acid sequence MSLAFGGDMMFGRRFYEDDDPLEPHFQIQQDELRSSHDAILRGISPLLADADITSVNLETPVTTTAWRHPSKRYTFVSHPEAAAAMGRAEIDYAALGNNHTLDALTPGLDDTLQTLSDSGIESSGAGDSNTEAWQPAYIEVQGLTVGLLSCTTVTGEQYDMDWSADDGQSETHTVANNSAAGSTDAETLTVPGGVGVAAATESRLAEHVTQTETDADVTVVQIHGGEEYRQEPTEQMERLTDTAISAGADIVVHHHPHVTGGLELRDGAVVAWTLGNLVFDQELWSTLPSYVLTVHATDDGITRAYIEPLLIEGYVPKGIVGKPRTWQLRRTAGLSSREFSLGDGSLEYIADRNRDTRAATRTLSGRNMIYRRESGWVNRVQDGKSSVEPGRDLLPTGTFDNPDIDDDRYEGALWRFGRGENSNGPEFGYDGSGGIQISRVPDNTQRSILTTAARMPLAGPTTLLGQYRHESDARLELLVRWYESTSGSALDSVSINLGQTTGWERLRQPLQTAAEANYIRFYFRLYPPGSGKERVVRIDNLRLVEWSDTVEGDKKEYDHLRVRDTATIEFATDDLLDEEISWTEIE is encoded by the coding sequence GTGTCACTCGCCTTTGGCGGTGATATGATGTTCGGTCGTCGGTTCTACGAGGACGATGACCCGCTTGAACCACATTTCCAGATTCAGCAAGACGAGCTTCGTTCATCACACGATGCGATTCTGCGAGGTATCTCTCCGCTGTTGGCGGATGCCGATATCACGTCAGTCAACCTCGAAACGCCGGTCACGACGACGGCCTGGAGGCATCCGTCGAAACGGTACACGTTCGTCTCTCATCCGGAGGCCGCAGCAGCGATGGGGAGGGCTGAGATCGACTACGCTGCACTCGGAAACAACCACACGCTTGATGCGCTCACACCAGGACTGGACGACACATTGCAGACGCTCTCCGATTCCGGAATCGAGAGTTCCGGTGCCGGCGACTCGAATACGGAAGCGTGGCAACCGGCATACATTGAAGTCCAGGGGCTCACTGTTGGCTTACTTTCCTGTACCACCGTCACGGGAGAACAGTACGATATGGACTGGTCGGCAGACGACGGCCAGTCCGAGACCCATACGGTTGCGAACAACAGTGCCGCCGGGTCTACCGACGCCGAGACGCTGACAGTTCCGGGCGGCGTCGGCGTTGCAGCAGCAACTGAATCACGGTTAGCCGAGCACGTTACACAGACCGAGACAGATGCGGACGTGACCGTCGTTCAGATCCACGGCGGCGAGGAGTACCGGCAGGAACCGACCGAACAGATGGAGCGGCTGACTGATACGGCCATTTCGGCCGGCGCAGACATCGTTGTCCACCACCATCCTCACGTCACTGGTGGGTTGGAACTGCGAGATGGTGCGGTGGTCGCGTGGACACTTGGAAACCTTGTATTCGATCAAGAGCTTTGGTCAACCCTTCCCTCGTACGTATTGACTGTCCATGCTACTGATGATGGAATCACGAGGGCGTACATAGAGCCACTCCTGATCGAAGGATACGTTCCGAAAGGGATCGTCGGTAAGCCCCGAACGTGGCAACTTCGGAGGACAGCTGGACTGTCTTCCCGTGAGTTTTCGCTCGGTGACGGGAGCCTCGAATACATCGCCGACAGGAACAGGGACACCCGAGCAGCGACACGCACACTGAGCGGGAGGAACATGATTTACAGACGAGAATCAGGGTGGGTCAATCGAGTTCAGGACGGAAAATCGTCGGTCGAACCCGGACGTGACCTTCTTCCGACAGGGACGTTCGACAATCCGGATATCGACGACGATCGGTATGAAGGTGCACTGTGGCGGTTCGGTCGGGGTGAGAATTCCAACGGGCCAGAATTCGGATATGACGGAAGCGGTGGCATTCAAATATCTCGGGTGCCCGACAACACGCAGCGATCGATTCTGACGACGGCCGCACGTATGCCGCTCGCAGGGCCGACAACGCTGCTCGGGCAGTATCGTCACGAGTCGGACGCCCGACTGGAACTCCTCGTGCGATGGTACGAATCGACCAGTGGCTCCGCGCTCGATTCGGTGTCGATCAACCTCGGGCAGACAACCGGATGGGAACGTCTCAGACAGCCATTACAAACAGCAGCGGAGGCCAACTACATTCGGTTTTACTTCCGTCTGTACCCGCCCGGCAGCGGAAAGGAACGTGTCGTTCGTATCGACAACCTCCGGTTGGTCGAGTGGTCCGACACAGTCGAAGGGGACAAAAAAGAGTACGACCACCTCCGGGTGCGAGATACTGCAACCATCGAGTTCGCAACGGACGATCTACTGGACGAAGAGATATCGTGGACAGAGATCGAGTGA
- a CDS encoding response regulator transcription factor encodes MTAEIVIAEDDETTREVIEFNLTDNGWDVVAFTDGAECWEHLESRTSDPPDLVVLDVMMPELDGLSVLEHIRDHDALVDLPVVMLTSRNREEDIVQALDAGADDFVAKPFSEAELVSRVEKVLDKA; translated from the coding sequence ATGACCGCTGAAATAGTCATTGCTGAGGATGATGAGACGACCCGGGAAGTCATCGAATTCAACCTGACTGACAACGGGTGGGATGTGGTGGCGTTTACAGATGGTGCTGAGTGTTGGGAGCATCTCGAATCACGAACCAGCGACCCACCAGATCTCGTGGTGTTAGACGTGATGATGCCCGAACTCGATGGGCTTTCAGTTCTCGAACATATCCGGGATCACGACGCACTCGTCGATCTGCCAGTTGTCATGTTGACGTCCCGTAATCGGGAAGAAGATATCGTGCAAGCACTCGACGCCGGTGCTGACGATTTTGTGGCAAAGCCCTTTTCGGAAGCCGAGCTTGTCAGTCGAGTTGAGAAGGTGCTCGACAAAGCGTGA
- a CDS encoding GAF domain-containing protein → MDTGPHNDALGDNEESTSRYKSIIEAVQDGVFVVNLDGTITYVNDSLCSLVGHNPNELVGETFDTLVESELVQSEEFSRFVTAIDNLADGEIQDQILTFELNQETEQMVDVRVSQHIRDDGTEDIVGVVRDVTEREQRARAAEQKQEVLAKLYQVGAENALTFEEKAERILSIGCEYLDLPFGFLTRVDEGEQEIVHAVGDHKLLQPDESAPLEQSYCRKTIESDDLVGMQDARAELGDDDPAYELFELGCYIGTKVMVGETLYGTFCFAAPHDRDREFTAGEREVVKLLGQWAGYELERQRFEERLEGLHEISQQLLAAETTTDIANITIEEVMDLFGLSVSAFWKYDASQDVLRPVAETDDAVRIVGEAPTFERGDALLWESFDSGEIRHYEDLTEQPGAYNPETPLRSEVHVPCGNHGIITSSATEPHAFDEIDIESLQLLEALVTEAITAVKREEQLAERGEALQRQNDRLEEFADVVAHDLRNPMTGAVGFLEIARKTNEPQHFERVEQSLDRMEELIDELLMIARGDRQAINIRTLSLQPAVEEAWSYTDAPEATLSVDDPLGEIQADETRLLQLFGNLFRNSVEHGSDEVTVEVGPLADEEGFYVADDGPGFSDKQRTEIEALGDTDEMTGFGIGLMSVIDVVEAHGWDLLVPAADQGARIEIRTGERSE, encoded by the coding sequence ATGGACACAGGCCCCCACAACGATGCTTTGGGGGATAACGAAGAGAGCACAAGCCGTTATAAATCCATTATCGAAGCGGTGCAGGATGGCGTTTTTGTCGTCAATCTGGACGGCACCATCACCTACGTCAACGACTCGCTTTGTTCACTGGTTGGACATAATCCGAACGAACTGGTTGGCGAGACGTTCGATACCCTGGTCGAGTCGGAACTGGTTCAATCGGAGGAGTTCAGTCGATTCGTTACGGCGATCGACAACCTTGCCGACGGAGAAATTCAGGACCAGATTCTGACATTCGAACTCAACCAGGAAACCGAGCAGATGGTAGACGTTCGCGTCTCACAACACATCCGCGACGACGGCACTGAAGATATCGTCGGCGTGGTTCGGGACGTGACAGAGCGCGAGCAGAGGGCCCGGGCGGCAGAACAAAAACAGGAGGTGCTCGCCAAGCTCTACCAAGTTGGTGCAGAGAACGCTCTCACGTTCGAAGAAAAAGCCGAACGCATCCTCTCCATCGGATGTGAGTACCTGGATCTACCGTTTGGGTTCTTAACGAGAGTTGACGAGGGCGAACAGGAGATCGTCCACGCTGTTGGCGACCACAAACTCCTCCAACCGGACGAATCAGCACCGCTGGAGCAGTCGTACTGTCGGAAGACCATCGAAAGCGACGACCTGGTCGGTATGCAGGATGCACGAGCGGAGTTGGGTGACGATGACCCGGCGTACGAACTGTTCGAGTTGGGCTGTTATATCGGAACGAAGGTCATGGTCGGGGAGACCCTCTATGGGACGTTCTGCTTTGCGGCCCCACACGACCGTGACCGGGAGTTCACCGCTGGCGAGCGAGAGGTGGTCAAGCTCCTTGGACAGTGGGCGGGGTACGAACTCGAACGGCAGCGATTCGAAGAACGCCTGGAAGGTCTGCACGAGATATCACAGCAGTTGCTGGCGGCTGAAACGACGACGGATATCGCAAACATCACGATTGAGGAGGTTATGGACCTGTTCGGTCTCTCGGTGAGTGCGTTTTGGAAGTACGATGCCAGCCAGGACGTGTTACGCCCGGTGGCCGAAACCGACGACGCAGTACGGATCGTCGGGGAGGCCCCGACGTTCGAGCGAGGTGACGCACTCCTGTGGGAGAGTTTCGACAGTGGGGAAATCCGGCACTACGAGGACCTGACCGAACAACCTGGAGCGTACAACCCGGAGACGCCATTGCGGTCAGAAGTCCACGTTCCCTGTGGGAATCACGGCATCATCACGAGTTCCGCGACCGAGCCACATGCGTTCGACGAGATCGACATCGAAAGCCTCCAACTGCTTGAAGCGCTGGTCACGGAGGCCATCACCGCAGTCAAGCGCGAAGAACAGCTGGCCGAGCGTGGTGAAGCACTCCAGCGACAGAACGACCGCCTCGAAGAGTTTGCCGATGTCGTGGCACACGACCTTCGAAACCCAATGACGGGAGCGGTCGGCTTTCTCGAAATCGCCCGCAAAACGAACGAGCCACAGCATTTCGAGCGCGTCGAACAGTCCCTGGACCGGATGGAGGAACTCATCGACGAGTTGCTGATGATCGCACGTGGTGATCGCCAGGCAATCAATATACGCACACTTTCGTTACAACCAGCCGTTGAAGAAGCGTGGTCGTATACCGACGCCCCGGAAGCGACGCTGTCCGTAGACGACCCGCTCGGTGAGATACAGGCCGACGAGACACGACTACTGCAACTGTTCGGCAATCTCTTTCGCAACAGTGTCGAACACGGTAGCGACGAGGTTACCGTGGAAGTCGGTCCCCTCGCTGACGAGGAGGGGTTCTACGTCGCCGATGACGGGCCAGGGTTTTCCGACAAGCAACGGACGGAGATCGAAGCACTCGGAGACACGGACGAGATGACGGGATTTGGAATCGGACTCATGAGCGTTATCGATGTCGTGGAAGCACACGGGTGGGACCTCTTAGTCCCCGCCGCAGATCAGGGAGCACGCATCGAAATCCGAACTGGTGAACGGAGCGAATGA